One Candidatus Cloacimonadota bacterium DNA segment encodes these proteins:
- a CDS encoding DMT family transporter has product MKKQQQAYYYALGAVLAWSTVSTAFKLSLKHLTPLGLLVFSSAAASLFLAGYWLLSPKTPASGNWKRSIPAGLLNPFVYYLMLFAAYDRLRAQEAQVLNYTWAIVLALGSAIILRQRLRPKDLVALLLSFLGVVVISTRGNLFQLRFDNPLGSFLAVSTSIVWASYWLLNMKDPRPAKDKLALNFAVGTVSALLYAAIAGKLNYQGLFTDDGTVWAGLLGGLYVGIFEMGFTFIIWQKALDTSENTASVSNLIFLTPFVSLLFITLVLKESIHPATFLGLILIMGSNLWQKR; this is encoded by the coding sequence ATGAAAAAACAACAGCAGGCTTATTATTACGCTTTGGGCGCGGTGCTGGCATGGTCAACTGTGTCAACCGCGTTCAAGCTGAGCCTGAAACATCTCACACCGTTGGGATTGCTTGTTTTTTCCTCGGCTGCGGCAAGCTTGTTTTTGGCAGGTTATTGGCTTTTAAGCCCCAAAACACCTGCGAGTGGAAATTGGAAACGCTCCATCCCGGCGGGGCTTTTAAACCCTTTTGTGTATTATCTGATGCTTTTTGCCGCCTACGACAGGCTGCGCGCTCAGGAAGCGCAGGTTTTGAACTACACCTGGGCGATTGTTTTGGCATTGGGTTCCGCAATTATCCTGCGCCAACGCTTGCGTCCCAAGGATTTGGTCGCTCTGCTTTTAAGCTTTTTGGGGGTCGTTGTAATCTCCACCCGGGGAAATCTTTTTCAGCTCAGGTTCGATAATCCGCTTGGCTCATTTTTGGCGGTTTCAACTTCCATAGTTTGGGCTTCATATTGGCTGTTGAACATGAAGGATCCTCGCCCCGCGAAAGACAAGCTGGCATTGAACTTTGCAGTCGGAACGGTGAGCGCGCTGTTATATGCAGCGATTGCTGGAAAGCTGAATTATCAAGGGCTTTTTACGGATGATGGTACCGTCTGGGCTGGGCTTCTGGGTGGACTTTACGTGGGGATTTTCGAGATGGGTTTCACTTTCATAATTTGGCAGAAAGCGCTGGATACGAGTGAAAACACAGCCTCGGTTTCAAACCTGATTTTTCTGACACCTTTTGTCTCACTGCTTTTCATCACCCTGGTTTTGAAAGAGAGCATCCATCCAGCCACGTTCTTGGGGCTGATTTTGATTATGGGCAGCAATCTTTGGCAAAAACGTTGA